CGAGCGAGACGCCAGCGACGGATCGCACAGCCGGTATCTCTTTGTACGATAATGGCGAGGAATGGCGTACGATGAGCAACGACGACGCGGACCACGCGGGCGAGTTCGAGGGGTTCGGCGGGCGACACGTGCCCGAGGTCATGGTGGAGCCACTCGACGAGCTCGCCGGGGCGTTCGACTCGATCGCCACCACCGACGAGTTCCAGACGGAGTTCCGATCGATCCTCGAAAACTTCGCAGGACGACCCACGCCACTCTTTCACGCCGAGCGCCTCTCGGAGCGCTATGGGGCCGAGATCTACCTCAAGCGCGAGGACCTCCTCCACGGCGGTGCGCACAAGATCAACAACGCGATCGGCCAGGCGCTGCTCGCGGAGAAGGCGGGCAAGTCTCGACTGATCGCCGAGACTGGCGCGGGCCAGCACGGCACCGCGACCGCGATGGTGGGCGCGCTGTTCGACATGGACACCGAGATCTACATGGGGACGAAGGACATCGAGCGCCAGCGGATGAACGTCTTCAGGATGCGGCTGATGGGCGCTGAAGTCAACGAAGTGACGCGCGGCGGGGCGGGCCTCGCGGACGCAGTCGACGCCGCCCTCGAAGATTTCGCGCAGAACGTCGACGACACCCACTATCTGGTGGGATCGGTCGTAGGGCCGGACCCGTTCCCGCGGATGGTCCGAGAGTTCCACTCGACCATCGGCGACGAGGCCCGCGAGCAGTTCCGGGAGCGAACCGGCGACCTCCCCGACGCGGCGGTGGCGTGTGTCGGCGGCGGATCGAACGCGATGGGACTGTTCGACGCCTTCCGCGACGATCCCGTGGCCTTCTACGGCGCGGAGGGCGGCGGCGAGGGCGGCGACTCGAAGCGCCACGCCGCGCCGCTCTCAGCGGGCACCGACGACGTGCTCCACGGGATGGAAACACGGGTACTCGACGACGACACCGAGGTTCACTCGATCTCGGCGGGCCTCGACTACCCCGGTGTCGGCCCCGAGCACGCGATGTTCCAGGCCGTCGGCCGGTGTGAGTACCGCGCGGTTCCCGACGACGACGCGCTCGCGGCGTTCCGGGAGCTCAGCGAGACCGAGGGGATCATCCCGGCGCTCGAAACCGCCCACGCGCTCGCGCTCACGAAGGAGATCGCCGACGAGCACGACACGATCCTCGTGAA
The sequence above is a segment of the Halococcus salifodinae DSM 8989 genome. Coding sequences within it:
- the trpB gene encoding tryptophan synthase subunit beta; amino-acid sequence: MSNDDADHAGEFEGFGGRHVPEVMVEPLDELAGAFDSIATTDEFQTEFRSILENFAGRPTPLFHAERLSERYGAEIYLKREDLLHGGAHKINNAIGQALLAEKAGKSRLIAETGAGQHGTATAMVGALFDMDTEIYMGTKDIERQRMNVFRMRLMGAEVNEVTRGGAGLADAVDAALEDFAQNVDDTHYLVGSVVGPDPFPRMVREFHSTIGDEAREQFRERTGDLPDAAVACVGGGSNAMGLFDAFRDDPVAFYGAEGGGEGGDSKRHAAPLSAGTDDVLHGMETRVLDDDTEVHSISAGLDYPGVGPEHAMFQAVGRCEYRAVPDDDALAAFRELSETEGIIPALETAHALALTKEIADEHDTILVNLSGRGDKDMATAAEQFDLG